The following proteins are co-located in the Tachysurus vachellii isolate PV-2020 chromosome 19, HZAU_Pvac_v1, whole genome shotgun sequence genome:
- the LOC132862136 gene encoding protein BTG1-like: MRTEVSTAANFVSSLVRMTGLLTEDQLHHLNFSLQKTLLEYYEQHWFPQDPCRGSGYRCLRINHKMDPLIGKAAWAVGITQEKIFSLLPCELTLWVDPNEVSYRIGENGSSCVLYAS; this comes from the exons ATGAGAACAGAAGTCTCTACAGCTGCTAATTTTGTTAGCAGTCTGGTCAGGATGACTGGCCTTCTTACTGAAGATCAACTTCATCACTTAAACTTTTCCCTGCAGAAGACGCTACTTG agtaCTACGAGCAACACTGGTTTCCCCAAGATCCTTGCAGAGGGTCAGGCTACAGATGCTTGCGCATCAACCACAAAATGGACCCTTTGATAGGCAAAGCTGCCTGGGCCGTTGGCATTACACAGGAGAAAATCTTTTCCCTGCTTCCATGTGAGCTAACACTGTGGGTGGACCCCAATGAAGTGTCGTATCGCATTGGTGAAAATGGATCCAGTTGTGTTCTTTATGCGTCCTGA
- the LOC132862134 gene encoding protein BTG1-like, giving the protein MRTEVSTAANFVSSLVRMTGLLTEDQLHHLNFSLQKTLLEYYEQHWFPQDPCRGSGYRCLRINHKMDPLIGKAAWAVGITQEEIFSLLPCELTLWVDPNEVSYRIGENGSSCVLYAS; this is encoded by the exons ATGAGAACAGAAGTCTCTACAGCTGCTAATTTTGTTAGCAGTCTGGTCAGGATGACTGGCCTTCTTACTGAAGATCAACTTCATCACTTAAACTTTTCCCTGCAGAAGACGCTACTTG agtaCTACGAGCAACACTGGTTTCCCCAAGATCCTTGCAGAGGGTCAGGCTACAGATGCTTGCGCATCAACCACAAAATGGACCCTTTGATAGGCAAAGCTGCCTGGGCCGTTGGCATTACACAGGAGGAAATCTTTTCCCTGCTTCCATGTGAGCTAACACTGTGGGTGGACCCGAATGAAGTGTCGTATCGCATTGGTGAAAATGGATCCAGTTGTGTTCTTTATGCGTCCTGA